The Ziziphus jujuba cultivar Dongzao chromosome 1, ASM3175591v1 genome segment AAACCAATGAACATTCTTTACTTAGGTCCACCAAATCTTATCAATCCAACCAGGGCATGGACACAGAAGAGCAACTCTCATGATTTATCCCAAAACAAAGTTATGAAACTAATCAAGTAAAAGAGCTATTTTCCCCTCAACTTTTTCCGTCGCTTACCAAACATTTATGATGAAACATAAGTATCTCGTCTCTGTTTCactacctcttttttttttttttttaaattttttaatttttatattcatgCAAGTGAGTGATATTGCCCCTTATCATTGTACCTCGAAGGGAATTCcatgtattataattttgaacaaAGCATTTGAATGTAATTAATTAGGCAAGGCAATGCATGTATATACACTTTTTTAAGGTGCTCAATAATTCCTTTTTGCTCTATCGTATAACTGGTAATTCGgattggtgggtcgtgttcgtgtcaacccgtttaataatcatgTCAAAAAATACCTAActcgaacacgacccatttattaatcgtgtcaggtatctaaaacactaacccgacctgtttataaacaggtcaacacgacacgactcgtttaacacgattattttaacgggtcgtgttgacctattaacccgttaacctgaaattgacctattaacccgaaaactaacctattaacccgttaacccgaaaattaacctattaatctgaaattttttttttatttttttatttttatgtttttgttttattaaagatgtattttttgtttttaaaaaattagtaatagaaaattatttttataaaatttttaagttataatattttttagttattaaatattatattagtgataaaatattaattttaaattaaatttaaatgggttgtaataggtatataatcgtgtctgGTTGAAACTGACACTTTTAATAAATGAGTCATAAcaggtcaatttcgagttaaacaggtcaatccgaaaatgacacgattaataatcgtgttaaacgggttgacccgattatgatccgaacccatttataataaacccaaacccatttattccgtgtcgtttttaaatcgtgtcgccgtgtcatgatccaaattgccagatcTACTCTATTGTTTATTTATACTTCCCTTGCCTCGACACAATCTCATCAAAACATAATATAaacttttaatgaaaaattacacGACTTTATCGATTTTAAAAATGAACTTGATCAGTATAGACCTAATtggaattttcatttaaaacacGTTATACCTTTAGAATGAAAATACGGCATAGATATGTTATACTCTTCATCCTTTTATCTCTATCTaagtcatttttattttatagtacATACGTGGAAACAAATCATTATCTGTAGATTGACATTTTATTCTTTGCCTATAAATttcaacatatattatatttaactatttgatattaatatatattgccAATTTTAGATAAATGCAACATcatcttttaatattatatcatCAAAAAGTCTAAATTTGAAGCAACTTTTTTAGCATGCATGAGTCAAATCTTttctattataatatatatatatatatataaataatattaaaaaaacaattgaacTTATATGAAAAAAGAGCTTCGCCGAAATTTTGAcactaaaaatttgataaagaaaaagacATCACCCCATGGCTATGGCTATAGAGGCTATATATAGCCTTGGGGGCAGTACAGGGTCAAATCTGCGATTAGGGGGATGCAATGCCTCGTGGGTGGCTGGCAAATCGGCCACCACGTGGTCCCACAGATTAACGGACATGATTAAGATACGAACGTGGTCCCCTCCCACCACATtataaaaggaaaggtttcATGCCACCGCAATCGGTGCCACGCACGGTGGATGATAAAAGTAattatcaaaaaacaaaaaaaaacaaaaaaaaaagtaccattGGGCCCCCAATGGGCCAGGTCCCATGGACCCATGAGTTCGTACAAGCTTAGTTGGGGGGGCCGACGCAGTGCGGACATGATGGGTGGATTCCAATCGAGTTCATTAGTGAGCTGTTACCCGTTGGAGTCCGCGGCGCACGTGCAGATAGATGGTTGAATCTTAGACGATAGAATAGCACACCATATCATACAGTAGCTTCTACTAACGGACTGCGTACATTGCAAATTTTATGGGCCTTTTTGGCAATGATTACTAAATTTGGGTTTCTAGGCCTGTGTTCTATAGAAgttccatatatattttatctttctataatctctaaaaagaaaatatttggaatGAGAAATTTCAATAGGTATCGTCTTTTAGATGTTGAAAATTcctgtttcttttatttttctttttataaaaatatatatgaataaaataggATATGTATTAATGGTCTTAAAAGTTGTTGACCGTTTtagcagaaaaaataaacaattaaattagaCATAGATTTAGTGGGTTACATATTCAATTCTCCTTAATGAATTATATTTCCTTACAAAACTGGACATAATTGGTTATTTATACTTGCGCATTTTCCACTTAACATATAAGATATGGAGCTCAGCAAATTTACCCATAATAAATACTAAAGTGTTCCTTTAACCAAGTAATAAGGAACTACTCAGTTCTCCACGTTCGGAAACATTAAGCTTatgaaattttagattttttaataattttgaaatgaaTAATGAGATATAAGCTTGATACATAttgcaaattgaaaaaaaaaaaaaaaacactgaaaAGTGAAATCAGTGAAATAACCTAACATgttatttgaccaaaaaaaaaatgataatacaaaaattcaacgtccttaatatatttaaatttatttttggaaaacaaaaaattggtaaacatTCTATTAGTGTTGTACAATATGGATTAGATTGAACTATTAAACTAAATGAAAAGtaaatagttaaaatattttgacagGATTTCTAATAATCTAGCTCAATCTGACCCAGTTCCTCAATCCAAACGaagaaatcaaaatataaagatAAGGAGTGAACAAAAATTGTCTGAATTCTCATTAAAATGACTGGCAGCAAGGTGGCACATAAATAGAGCCATATATAGCAGTCTCTCGTCCTGTAAGTGTTAAggagtcaaaacaaaaaaaaaaaaaaaaaaaaaaacaatgaagcTGAGGGTGTGGCGATAGCAAAGGAAGGCTAGACTAGAAGAGGTATAAGAAAAATGGAACCGAGCAGAACACCTGAAAATGGAAGGGGGCTGGGAACAAGAGGGGTCCACATATTCACCTAtataacctaaaaaaaaaaagggccaaaaaTACTAGTTAGAATATGCACCTACTTTGGAAGGTGGCGCATGGCAGTTGGGCCATCCTCACTTGGACTTATCCATCCTCTCAATCTCACTCCTCACTCCTCACGCAACATGGCATTCGTAGGGGCCAGTCTCCGGGGTGTGATGCTCACGTGAAACGCAGTCTGTCCCTGCCTGTACTACAACACACAACAAAATAAACCCCTAATCCCACATCCAACAAAAACTCACTGACAATTCTGACACTCCCCATCCCCCACCACCCCACAGCCACCGCGCGCCGCCGCATGCTCCCCCTTTCTTTCCCATCCATTCCATCACCTTCAGGGAATTGGTGGGGTCCCTCTCTCTAATCCCCCCTAATCCTTCTTCAAACCTAGACTTCTATATTTCTAGTATTGCCACCTATTCTTTACCCTAAATTAGGTAATAAtctaatttgtttatttgttcgcacaatctcttttttttttttttttgggggctaaCATTGCTTCGTATCATTATTGAGAGAGATAATTAAACTCATTTTAATTGAAAGTTCCATttgatacaaaaattaaaaagataacaaaTGAATTGTGTTATGACATCTGGTTAACTTGTTGGACGGGTGAAATTGactgtttgaatttttttttttttttttttttgaatggtcCATGGAGAAATTTTccgttccttttctttttcattatgcTATATTGGCAAGCTAAATCATGACCCTTATCCCTTTtgtatttctatttaatttccaattttaCCCCATGGATATGACTTTGATTATTACAAAATGTCTTGCTGCTTTTTACTCTCAATTTTTGAAACGACATCGTGTTTCTGGTAACTAACGCAAAGACCACACAACCGGTGACCACCTTCTCTTTATGAAAAGCCTAAACACGTGTTAAGCCCCGTGATTCCGGGAAAAATAAAGACAagaaagggccaaaaaaaaaaaaaagtggctgtctcgtaatttttttatcatcgGTGGGCGATTATAACCTCACTCTTGTATTTAGCTAGCCTTCCCCAATACccccttcttctttattttaacCACttttatatatctctctctctctctctctctgtgtaaaAAAAGGGCCAATTTCCGGTTCGCCGGCCGGTTCTTTCCTGTCGTAGCCATATTTCATCATCGTATTTTCATCCGGTTCTAGTACGACCTGCTTGTTTACTAAGAAAATTTGGGGGGTGGAAAATGACGTCGGGGACGAGAATGCCGACGTGGAAGGAGAGGGAAAATAACAAGAAGAGGGAGAGAAGACGGAGAGCCATAGCGGCGAAGATCTACGCGGGGCTTAGGATGTACGGAAATTACAAGCTTCCGAAGCACTGCGACAACAACGAGGTCCTCAAAGCTCTCTGCAACGAAGCTGGTTGGACCGTCGAAGAAGATGGTACAACGTACAGAAAggtaaaagtttttttaaaccGCTTTATCTGGTTCGTTCTCTCTCTAACATTTCATGTGCGTGCAAGCTTACTCTACTAATTGCTACTGTTAGCGGTTAAATGCGCCAGTCTTGTCATAGTACTACTGATcacagattttttatttttttttattttttgtcacgAAAAACTTGATTTGATTGTCACTGTGAAGTACGATCTCCGGCGAAGTTCTTAGATATGATGACTAACTTGCGCCGTGTAGTTATGCGTATGGTAGCGTTAACCACTCGAATCTTCGGGGTGATCGGATGATGGCGATCGATCTGCTTGCTCTTTGAGTCTTTGACATACCGGCGTACGATAGACCGTGTCAGGCtctgcttttttttgtttttttttacctcGAGCGTGCACGAAACACGAAGATCTTTTAGATTCGCTCTGCTTCGATCTTATACGAACACGATAAACAAACACCCTCAGACTCACAGAAACCACACAGAAAAATTTGGCACGCCCAAAATGCCCTCACCACCCCAAAACAACAATTCAAAATGACCTCCTATACTCCTACCACATTCAGAAATTTAACGGTTCGCAAGGGATAGTTTGGTTATTTAGACAAACAATCCAATAAATCCATTACCTAGATTGAACTTCCACTTTGTTTTTAATGCAACtgaatgtttttttcttttactttttccgGCTCTGAGCCGGACTGTTTTTTATgtttcctttttccctttatCTGAAGATTCCAATTTGGCAGCGGTCTTGCAATTTCTCGTGAaaagcccttttttattttttttttggggcctcCTTCGCTGCTTTTGTTACAGATTTACGGTGTTGACCTTTCCGAAACTGCCATTTCGACCATCTGTGCCCTCTCCAAGTTCACAAGGTCGAATTGGTAACTTTGCTATCCCTGCAAagtggttatttttttttttatttttttaaagctgGGTATTTCCATGTTTCCGAGATTCTCGGGGTAAATACAATAGCAATGGCTTTTTCGTAAATTTGATTGGGACTTGAGAGCCTGGGCATGGCGTATGACGGCATCGTGGGCCGATGTTTGTGTGTGTTTATTgtatattgaaaattgaaaagtttTGCTTGttagtaattaaattatggAGAAAGGACAttaccaaaaggaaaaaaacaaaaaaaattatggagaaagggagatatttatttgttagaaTCCTTGGATTCccttatttacttatttatttatttatttttgctttctctttctcttttccttaaaagagattaattttaattaataatttcgtCAAAGACAGTGAAGCGTGTCGGGAGATTTCGATGAAGGAACATGTTGGGAGATAGCGTGTTTCGGGGATAAGTATGACAAACAAGGCCGTTGTTTTgacatttgattattttttttttctttcataaagtTGTGATCTGCTTTCAATTGCGTATCTGCCACCTTTGCCCCTCTGTAAAGATCATCCTTCTCATCCCTCTTTGACCAACTGCACCACtaaattttggtttaactaattatgctgttttgcaaaaatatttacatacatatacaatttccaaaattccttacaattatttatttctattaaatCTTAATTACTTGCCAATTGCCTCCTTTCTAAAAATTTGTTGGTTAGCTCAACACACCTTGTGAAGAGTACATGGAAGGTTTTGTGAGGAGAAACATTTTTAGGCTGCGTTTGGGGTTTGAAATCTGCGAGAagagaaaatagaataaaatttaactatttgaagaaaataaaattgtcgcATAAAAAGGGCAACAAaatgtagcttttttttttttttttttttttttcgtttggtGGAGGAAATGTAGCTAAAAGGTTTGTTTCTTAGTGAATCCaactttcaaataaaagatTTTATCTGTTTCAAAGGGAAGTTAGCCCTTACTTTAACAGAGAAATCAAGCCTGTTTGCTTGAAGGTGAAGTCGCAACTGCTTAAGGTCTCTGTTTTATCAGTTTCAATATTGTAGACCATCACTAAGGGATGGTGGAAAGACCATTCAAGTGTGAAGGCTCTGAGATCAAGCTATCTGGTCAGCTTTTTGCTGATTTACCAAATATTGATCATTGTTCTCTTTAGACTTCTTAATATTCCGATGAGGAAATAAATGTCTGTATAGGAGGATCAGGTCCAGTTACCAGTGCAACATGGTTCATATTGATGATCATGTCACAGGATATTGTTAGATGTTTGCACCTGCATTTTGATGTGGTTAGttttaagtttcttttaaaTTATCTGAAACCTAGGTCATACACTCTAACTAAATGATGTGTTTTAATAATTGTCTCACGGTGGATTTTGTCATTTATGCAGGGATGTAAACCTGTGGACCGAATGGACATAATGGGTGGTTCTACATCTGCAAGTCCATGTTCATCATACCAACCAAGTCCATGCGCATCATATAATCCAAGCCCAGCATCATCTTCCTTTCCGAGCCCTGTTTCATCCCATTACACAGCAAATGCAAATGGCAGTGCCGATGCCAATTCCCTTATCCCATGGCTTAAAAATCTCTCATCGGGATCATCATCAGCCTCATCCAAATTCCCCCACCATCTCTTTGTCCATGGGGGTTCCATAAGTGCTCCAGTCACCCCTCCACTTAGCTCCCCAACTTGCAGGACTCCACGAACAAAAGGTGACTGGGATGACCCAGTGGCTGGTGCTAACTGGGCAGGACAGCACTATTCTTTGCTTCCCTCGTCTACTCCCCCAAGCCCTGGTCGTCAGGTTCTGCCTGATTCAGGATGGTTTGCTGGACTTGAGATTCCCCAGAGTGGGCCATCATCTCCCACATTTAGCCTTGTTTCAAGAAATCCATTTGGCTTGAAGGAGGCTTTTTCTGCTGGAGGGTCTCGGATGTGGACTCCAGGGCAAAGTGGAACGTGCTCTCCGGCAGTCGCTGCAGGTGTTGATCACACTGCTGATGTTCCCATGTCAGATGGGATTGCAGCTGAGTTTGCCTTTGGCAGTAGTGCAACAGGGTTGGTAAAACCATGGGAAGGTGAGACAATTGAGGAATGTGTATCTGATGATCTTGAACTCACACTCGGGAACCCTAGGACCAGGTAAATTGAATTGGTATGAGGCTGAATGGATGCGAATGGTGCTTCATTTTATACTCTTATGGATTTGTTTGCTAATATAATAATGACTTGTTTTGGGTGGTGCAGATAGAGAGGGGTTTGAAAGAATGAATTGAGAGAGAATTGTTCATGGTGCCTCTTGATTCAGGTTATTTCTTCTCTTCATGCGAAATTCAACTTCATGTCCTTGAATGTTTCGTGGGCAAGGCATGTCAGTTAGAAGTACAGTGAGTAGGAgcagctgtttttttttttttattattattttttctacttttttttcaacaaaagagaactaaaaattcaattataaataGTTCATGGTGGTGCTTTGCCCCTTGAGTTCAATTCATTATTCCATTTTGTTTCACATTTGTCATTTGTTTTTCTCCAAAGAGAAGTTTATTTTGGAAGGATTTGATATACTGTTTTGGTTGTGGCTTGTGATTTTAAGGGTTTTTGGAAATGAGTACTGATCACGTTGGCACAATTTTATGTTATGCATATGGAGTaaggtgttttttcttttttttccccatttgttTGGCTGCACTACTATCAACTCATGTTATGAAGTTGAGAAGCAGAGAACAAAACAGTTTCGACATAATTACGGCATCAGAATTGTTGAACTTTCATTAACCATCAAAACAAGTTTCTTACAAGTTACGCCTATAACTCTGCCAGCTGCTGGAACGAGAGAAAAGGAATCGAAAGTCATCTAAGAGAAATCAAGGACGCAAATATGGTCCATCATTGTAGAACAAAAGATTTTGGCCACCAATAAGAAGTGAGTTGATTTGGCTCTGTCATAGGATTTGGATGGTAGTTGCTGTTGTTAATTTCGGAATGAGAAGCGATGCTAATATAAAATGAAGAGATTTCGTTGGGAATTCTATCATTTGCACTTGTACAACAAAAGATAAACAATTAATCTGATTATTGTTTTGGAGATATTTACAATCAATTTGTCTGtcttaatttaatgattttgtttttatttttttatttttattttttagcgaAGTAGTGTTTTTCTCCATCGCTAGCATGCATGTTTGATACTTACGAGATTCGTTAGGCCAAAATGTAGTAGAGAAGTGGCATCTACAAGCCACTATGTTTTGCCTGATCATCAATTAGCAGAATTAGTATGAATGCTAAAAAGGCGGGAGGGTGGGATCATATAATAGTCTTTTTGACTAAGAAAAGGTAAAAGGGAGACCGAAATCAAAAGACATGTCTTTCCTCTTTTGAAGGAGAATCAATTCCAAACCCATTATCGGGGAGCATGCGTTGTAATAGTACTACTGGTAAACGGAAGGAGTCGTTTCGTTTCATGGACTTGTCTTTCCAAGCAGTCAAATTTGACAGAAAAATGGGACCAAAAGTGTAAAAAGGACACAAAAGAATTCAACaacattttctaaaacaaatcggttctccaaaaaaatataaataaataggcCCTCGAGAGATTTATACACCTGCTTTTTAGAGGTTGTCAAGCTGGATCTCTTTTTGCGATTATCATATTGTAACGGAATAAAGTTGTCTTGGAATTTAGCGGTAAGAAGTTGAAAAACACTCtcgcttttattttcttatacgAAAATGGAACACATTCCCTTCGATTTGAAAAGTTCTACCAAGAAACGAGGTACAACTCAATTTGACTCGTTTAGTTAAATTTGTTCAAACTCCATTTTTCATATACACTCTTCAAGCTTAGCCACATCTCAATAGGATATCAACTTTCTCTTATAGTGAATTTGATTTGTTCAATAATTGGAATTATTATGCAGAGACAGCCTGAGAAGTCATGATTGGTCTTGGCACCATTAGAGACCCTATATACATTGCCTTCGCTAACCTCTCCCACACCCAAACCCTTTCTCAGCAGCAGCACATGCCCTGTCTCTACATGCTAATCCCACAAAGTGTTACTGGCGCAAAGAATTGACAGCTAGGAACCTTTACACAATTTGAATTCTTCATGGTATATGCACAAATAATTCACAGttcttgggattttttttttttttccctgttgtATATTGTCTGCCAAAGACAATGAACGATATACTCCAATGAATCATCATCCCTCAATCTTCTGATAAAGATCTCCAAGAGCACGATAGAGAACAGCAGCAGCAGGAGGCTTAGGCAATGACCCAAGAAGTATATCAGTTGCATTTAATGATTGACTGCCATAGAATCGACTATTCATTTTCATCCGGGTGGTAACAATACTTCCTTCAAGTGAACATCCAACAAATGCACCTGCAAAATTCAATAAAAGGTCATGCTGTGCCGAATTTAGGAAGAGAACAATGACCAACAAAGTACATGCGACATTTCAGGCCTGCACGTTAGTTGAGACTCAAAAGGTACATGTTTAGAAAAGAGGTGTCAGGGAGCCATACAACTTAATTGAAACGTACCAACGGTGTTTTCCCATATGACAATTGATGAAATAAGAAACAagcaaattaacaataaatattttacttaaTGCAAGCAAATTCATCTTGAACAACATAAGATTAACTCAGATTTAAGACACACCTTTACTGCGGCTATAAGTATAACAAGCAGCATAACCACCATCTCCAGCTCGAATATCAGCTTCCACTGCTCTTCCAACAATGCCAACTGCAGCACTCAAGCCAGCTCCTACTGAAAGATGCACGTTACCACTAAATGTCTTAACAGCTTCACTTGTTCTCAGAATTATAATAAAGTCGGTCAACTCACCCCCAGCCTACAAGATCCAAAACTCAGTAGAGTTAAAACTTGAAATTACCTTAGAGATTTCCTAAGATTTACATTAAGGACAACTCAGATCaagagtgaatgaattttttatattattaatataacaattacatatatgtatatatatgtatttggtaCATGGTAGAAGTAAATAAGAAATAATCAACCAGCAAACATATTTCATGTGTTTCTAAAGAGAGAAGTTGAAACTGGCTGTATATAAATGTATCCATCCATTTTATAGAACCTTAAACTACAAATATAGTATATTAAGTACATGTACATTTCTTGTTTCTATCAAGAGATTATGTAAAAATCTAATTGTAAAATGATAACACTTGAAAGTGTTTATAAGACAGAAGAATTCACCTGAGCTCCCCAACCCACACCGCATGTAGAAACAGCTGAAGGTGGAGACCATGAGCCGTCTTCTCTTCGAGCAATTACAATCCCTGTACCTATATTGTAGGTAACCATAACTCCAACTTTCACAGCTGTAATTATAGCAAGACCTTTTGCTTGTCGTAAAATGGCATCTGGAATTGACTTCTCTGGCTTTGAGGAACATATCTGACCAATGGTGTTAAAGTGATGCATTATTGTAGAATTCAAGAAAGTAAGCAAGATTTATCACTATGAGTAAAATGTGCCATTGGCCATTGACTGAACTCTAAGGGAACAGATCCATGA includes the following:
- the LOC107412353 gene encoding BES1/BZR1 homolog protein 4 isoform X2, with product MTSGTRMPTWKERENNKKRERRRRAIAAKIYAGLRMYGNYKLPKHCDNNEVLKALCNEAGWTVEEDGTTYRKGCKPVDRMDIMGGSTSASPCSSYQPSPCASYNPSPASSSFPSPVSSHYTANANGSADANSLIPWLKNLSSGSSSASSKFPHHLFVHGGSISAPVTPPLSSPTCRTPRTKGDWDDPVAGANWAGQHYSLLPSSTPPSPGRQVLPDSGWFAGLEIPQSGPSSPTFSLVSRNPFGLKEAFSAGGSRMWTPGQSGTCSPAVAAGVDHTADVPMSDGIAAEFAFGSSATGLVKPWEGETIEECVSDDLELTLGNPRTR
- the LOC107412353 gene encoding BES1/BZR1 homolog protein 4 isoform X1, whose amino-acid sequence is MTSGTRMPTWKERENNKKRERRRRAIAAKIYAGLRMYGNYKLPKHCDNNEVLKALCNEAGWTVEEDGTTYRKGCKPVDRMDIMGGSTSASPCSSYQPSPCASYNPSPASSSFPSPVSSHYTANANGSADANSLIPWLKNLSSGSSSASSKFPHHLFVHGGSISAPVTPPLSSPTCRTPRTKGDWDDPVAGANWAGQHYSLLPSSTPPSPGRQVLPDSGWFAGLEIPQSGPSSPTFSLVSRNPFGLKEAFSAGGSRMWTPGQSGTCSPAVAAGVDHTADVPMSDGIAAEFAFGSSATGLVKPWEGETIEECVSDDLELTLGNPRTR
- the LOC107412353 gene encoding BES1/BZR1 homolog protein 4 isoform X3 → MIMSQDIVRCLHLHFDVGCKPVDRMDIMGGSTSASPCSSYQPSPCASYNPSPASSSFPSPVSSHYTANANGSADANSLIPWLKNLSSGSSSASSKFPHHLFVHGGSISAPVTPPLSSPTCRTPRTKGDWDDPVAGANWAGQHYSLLPSSTPPSPGRQVLPDSGWFAGLEIPQSGPSSPTFSLVSRNPFGLKEAFSAGGSRMWTPGQSGTCSPAVAAGVDHTADVPMSDGIAAEFAFGSSATGLVKPWEGETIEECVSDDLELTLGNPRTR